DNA from Asanoa sp. WMMD1127:
CTCTCAGAGCGTACGCTTTCGGCCGCGGAGAGGGGATAGGTTGACTTTGGATACTCGTGCGTCGGACCACGATCGACAGCGCGTGGTCGAGCTGTTACAGCAGCACACCGCGACCGGTCACCTGAGCCTCGACGAGTTCACGGAGCGTGTGGGAAACGCCTATGGCGCCCGCACTCTCGGTGATCTCGCGATCGTGACCAGCGATCTTCCTTCGTTGCC
Protein-coding regions in this window:
- a CDS encoding DUF1707 domain-containing protein; this encodes MDTRASDHDRQRVVELLQQHTATGHLSLDEFTERVGNAYGARTLGDLAIVTSDLPSLPEKPGTVRRDLLVLFAIAAVTLLLLGLYMAVTR